From a region of the Candidatus Abyssobacteria bacterium SURF_5 genome:
- the sucD gene encoding succinate--CoA ligase subunit alpha has protein sequence MSILVNEKTRLLVQGITGREGAFHTKQCIEYGTNVVGGVTPGKGGTAADGVPVFNTVEAAVHETAANVSLIFVPPPFAADAIMEAADARIPLVVCITEGIPTLDMVRVKRYLADRPTRLIGPNCPGVITPGKCKVGIMPGFIHKPGNVGLISRSGTLTYEAVDQLTRCGIGQSTCIGIGGDPVIGSTFVDLLKLFKEDAGTHAVVIIGEIGGTAEEQAAEYVAAQFPKPVVSFIAGLTAPPGKRMGHAGAIIAGGKGTAAEKMKAMKAAGITVCESPAVIGRTVAEVLSK, from the coding sequence ATGAGTATCCTGGTCAATGAGAAGACGCGACTGCTCGTGCAGGGTATCACAGGCCGCGAAGGCGCGTTCCACACAAAGCAGTGCATCGAATACGGCACCAATGTAGTCGGGGGTGTAACGCCGGGAAAAGGCGGAACGGCCGCCGACGGCGTTCCCGTTTTCAACACGGTTGAGGCTGCAGTTCATGAGACCGCCGCAAACGTTTCGCTCATTTTCGTCCCACCTCCCTTTGCGGCCGACGCTATTATGGAAGCGGCCGATGCCCGCATTCCGCTTGTTGTATGCATCACGGAAGGCATTCCAACGCTGGATATGGTCCGCGTGAAACGATATCTCGCCGACCGGCCCACCCGCTTGATCGGGCCCAACTGTCCTGGAGTCATTACCCCTGGCAAATGCAAGGTCGGGATCATGCCCGGATTCATTCATAAGCCGGGAAATGTGGGTCTGATCTCGCGAAGCGGAACGCTGACGTATGAAGCAGTCGATCAGCTTACACGGTGCGGCATCGGCCAATCAACCTGTATCGGCATTGGCGGAGACCCCGTTATCGGAAGCACGTTCGTTGATCTTCTGAAACTGTTCAAAGAGGATGCCGGCACTCATGCCGTTGTCATCATCGGGGAAATCGGAGGGACAGCCGAGGAGCAGGCGGCTGAATACGTCGCGGCGCAGTTTCCGAAACCGGTGGTGAGTTTCATTGCGGGGCTGACCGCGCCTCCCGGCAAGCGAATGGGTCATGCAGGCGCCATCATCGCCGGCGGCAAAGGAACGGCAGCGGAGAAGATGAAGGCCATGAAGGCTGCAGGAATTACCGTTTGTGAGAGTCCTGCAGTTATCGGCCGTACTGTAGCGGAAGTTCTCAGCAAGTGA
- a CDS encoding ADP-forming succinate--CoA ligase subunit beta, which yields MKIHEYQAKELFRKFNISVPRGSVADDPPEARRIASELQCPVVVKAQIHAGGRGKGGGIKTAASPEDAEKAAASILGMRLITHQTGPEGRLVRRVLIEQAGNVARELYLGIVIDRISERPIIMASEAGGMDIEQVAAATPEKIIKVVVDPAVGLQAFQIRKLQYGLHLDKELSGKIGRMISNLYRAFIEMDLSLVEINPLAVTDAGDAFALDAKVNLDDNALYRHEDLKALRDIHEEEPLEVEASKSNLSYIKLDGSVGCMVNGAGLAMATMDIIKLHGQMPANFLDVGGAADPQRVANAFRILTSEKNVRAVLVNIFGGIVRCDRVANGIVEALREVEVNVPIVVRLEGTNAAEAREILAKSGLAFTVANTFEDAARKAVAAVA from the coding sequence ATGAAAATTCATGAATACCAGGCAAAGGAGCTTTTCCGCAAGTTCAATATTTCCGTCCCGCGCGGCTCGGTCGCTGATGATCCGCCCGAGGCGCGGCGGATTGCAAGCGAGTTGCAGTGCCCCGTCGTGGTTAAAGCGCAGATTCATGCCGGCGGTCGCGGCAAAGGCGGCGGCATAAAAACAGCCGCATCACCCGAAGACGCTGAAAAGGCGGCCGCATCGATTCTCGGGATGCGGCTGATAACGCATCAGACTGGTCCGGAAGGACGCCTCGTGCGTCGCGTCCTGATCGAGCAGGCCGGCAATGTTGCGCGCGAGCTTTATCTGGGCATCGTTATCGACCGCATTTCCGAGCGGCCTATTATAATGGCGAGCGAGGCGGGAGGCATGGACATCGAGCAGGTGGCCGCAGCGACGCCGGAAAAAATCATCAAGGTCGTCGTTGATCCCGCGGTCGGGCTCCAGGCGTTCCAGATTCGAAAGCTGCAGTACGGGCTTCATCTCGACAAGGAACTCAGCGGAAAGATCGGGCGCATGATCTCGAACCTGTATCGTGCGTTCATCGAGATGGATTTGTCGCTGGTTGAGATTAATCCGCTCGCGGTCACCGATGCCGGCGACGCATTCGCACTCGACGCGAAAGTGAATTTGGACGACAACGCGCTATATCGCCATGAGGATCTGAAAGCGCTGCGGGATATCCACGAGGAAGAACCGCTCGAGGTGGAGGCGTCCAAATCGAATCTGAGCTACATCAAGCTGGATGGATCGGTCGGCTGCATGGTAAATGGTGCCGGCCTTGCGATGGCTACAATGGATATCATTAAGCTGCACGGCCAGATGCCGGCTAATTTCCTGGACGTGGGAGGCGCTGCCGACCCGCAGCGTGTGGCCAACGCGTTTCGCATTCTGACGTCCGAGAAGAACGTGCGTGCCGTTCTCGTGAATATTTTCGGAGGCATCGTGCGCTGCGACCGGGTGGCAAACGGTATCGTCGAAGCGCTACGGGAAGTCGAGGTGAACGTGCCGATCGTTGTGCGCCTCGAGGGAACCAATGCCGCGGAAGCCAGAGAAATTCTCGCAAAATCGGGCCTTGCTTTTACCGTCGCGAACACGTTTGAGGATGCCGCACGCAAAGCCGTCGCGGCCGTCGCATAG